Sequence from the Phragmites australis chromosome 11, lpPhrAust1.1, whole genome shotgun sequence genome:
CTGCCTAAACTTCCGATTGTAACTATGCCCTTCTATTTCAAGCATACTatgctatttattacaaaaaaCTTCGTTTTTCTATCTTAAATTGCTACTATAATTTACTTCATGCTATTGATTAGTCTGAATTCTCAAATGCTATCCTGGTAGGTTGAACTAGTCATTTCTCTATGGTCTTTAGATTTCTGGCTAAACGTTTTCATTCTGTATACGAATTTTGCTCCTTTCTCTTCGCTGTTGGTTTCCAAGATGTTTCAGTAAACCAACTGCGATAGCTGATATCATGACCCGTCAAGGCGTCAAGTGAGTATGTATGTTATACCTAATTTTGGGTTTTTAAGGGAAGTTACATATAGAAGGCAAGATGTTGTCATGCTAGTGAACTAAGATGATGACCTCCCACAATTCCGTTGCTAGTTGCAGCCTTGGACAACTACCAAACGAATAATGAACCTAGCCTTGTACTCTAGTACAATGATTAGTTGGTgttgaagtcatcttcttgtGACTCTTCATTTTTCATCTAGCTCTATTATTGTTGTGATCAGTTTGATCAGGGAAGCCTCTGTATTCATTTTGTGTTACCTGTTACTCGGTTTTTCATTTCTACAGGTTTAATGATGCATTCGTAGCACCCATTTTTCTGTTGTTTGAAGAAACAAGCTTCTTTGCATAGTTGCTACATGTTCATTCGCTACCGTcaagtgctgtttcttaactcTTCCTCTGCCAGTGCTAGGTTTCCACTTTAGAGTGCCTCTTAAGATGATCTTGTACCCAGTTACCCACAGTTGTATGAAAGCAGCAATTTAGACAATAACAGCAGTTACCGATATTGCACACAAGGTACATGGATTTAGATGAACAGACTTCATCTGAAATGAAACTGTATCCGTGACTCCGTGTACCATGGAGTCCGTTTATCCCTTTCCGACTTAGCCTTCAGCTACGTTTCATTGTCTTTTTCGAAACTCGGCTACTTATTCATTGTCAGTAACAACTCATGTGCATTGCGCgccggaaaaaaaaaaagggatcgGGATTAGGAATTAGCTAACCCTAGCCTCTGATGCCATATTACCTCAACTGAAATTGTGATAAGATAGATCATCCAATTGGCTTGATGCCAATATATATAAAGTCCTCATAGGCCTAGAGTATATGTGCCTAGATATATATACGTAACAATTCCCAGGTGCAAGCTATCTGGTTATAAATTTGCAGCACCATAGTTTAAGCATGGAAACGTAACATATATAGTATTTTACAACCTAAATAAACAATCTAGAACCGATCTAAAAAAAGGGAGAGTAAGACAAACCGAACAAGAAAAGCAACCTCAAAACAATATGTAATTGACCCGCCACTCAACTAATCAGCTCACAGTGACACATCTGCGACACAGTTCACGCCCTTGCTCTGCACGGTGGACGCAACCCCTGACACCAGCGCGGCGGCCACGCCCCCTACCTCGATGACGATGGAGCAGTTCAACCTGATCTCGACGCCCTTTTTGATGATTCCCAGCACCTTGACCGTCCCGTTGATCGTCGTGTAGGTGTCGAGGTCGTACTCCTGCCCGAACACCAGGCCGGTGCCGTTCATAGCATGCGCGAGCCGGTCGCCGAGCAGGTCGAGCGTGACGTTCATGCGCGTGGTCCGGTCGGCGCCGACGCTGCCGGCGGGCGCGTACGCCACGCTGACCGTCTTTCCCCTGTAGTAGACGTCCGTCTCGCTCTGCGAGAACCTGAAAGCCGCGGCGTTCGGGTTCTTGAGCGAGACGTCGGCGGTGAGCGTGGCGTTGGCGGCTACGGGGCTCGCGAGCCCCGACCCGGGCCCGGCGCTGATGGCCGTGAGCCAGACGGCGTTTATAGTCAGCCTGGGCGCCTTGACCTTGAACACGGTGAGCGCCAGCACCAGGATGAGGAGGCCCACGACGACCACGGTGGTCAcgcagcagccgccgcagcaGAGCACGCACCGGCGCTTCCGGAGGTACTGCATGGAGCGCCACCCGGTCGCCGCctgcgcctccgcctccgcgtcgTGTGACGCCGGGTAGACCGTCGGGGAAGGTAGCGCGAGGGGCCTCGCCGGCTCGTTCTTGTCCTCCGGTGCCACTGCGCTCCTCGACGGCCCGGCGGTCGCCATGGAGGGACAGGAAAGGCCACACGCTATGCCACCACGATCCACGAACACCGCTGCTTTGTTAAGTACGCGTTGGTGAGAGGAATTCTTTGACACTGAACACTACGGGTCTTGGTCTCATACGCGGGGTTTTGGAGAAGCCGCTGTTAGGCTTTTGTGACACGCTTGACTTAACCTGGCAGGGCTCACTAGTCTCAGTTGCCGGTTAAACTGCGCTGTTGAGACGAGCGATGTCATGCAACAATTGCTGGGTTTGGCACTTTGGCTTCACCTGTCCCTGGAAAAACATGTCAAGCAATTGTCATTAAATGTGTTTGTATTGTTTGAACACGAAAATTCTGTTAGGCATACGGACATATGTCTTATTAGAATCGTTTATTTGCGTTAATATTCGGGTTGGAGTCATATGTTAAAAATTATAGGATAAATAAAAGAATCAACAGATGGATGGAGTTGCATTTCCCGGTTTTGTGTTGATCGTATTTGAATATTAAGTCCTGCGAAATGGATTGACATACTGACGACTTTGCTCGTATTTGGATATTAAGTCCTGCGAAATGGATCGACATCTCTGATTTGTTGGAATCTCTAGTTTCTCGTGGAATAAGTGTGTTATGGAAAACATTTTCACATGTTGGGAACCAACCATCAAATCATCTAAAGTCTGCGTAGAAAGAAAACCATGTGTCTTTTGTCTACATCTCCATTTTGCATGAGGTTTCTAGATGCTTGAATTTTTCGTTTGTGAGTGAATCTATCAATCTTGGACTTTGGTCTATGCCACATTGTTTTGAAGTTTTGAACCCCGGCGGCTGGCCCGGCCACCTTTCTTCTAGAATGGGTTTTTTGATGTCATCACGAAAACATGAGCGTGTACCGGGAAGATTGGAAAAGAACGTGTGAGACATATTGCGAAGCAAAACGCGGTGCAATTGACCGTGGATCGGCGAAACTTTGGCCACAATAAGCTGTTCGTTTGAATGGAGATTGGTTAATTCAAAGTGGTTAATCGGAGTTGACATTCAACGCTCGATTTGGAATGTTCTGATTGGCCCTCGGCACTATGAAGTGGGAGAAAGGGCAGCTTCTTGGCCTCTCGCTGCCgccgcttcttcttcttcgtgttttTTTACTTTAACTAAGTGATAGCTTCGTTAGTAAAGCCTATAGTTAAAAGGTTGTTTATCTAGACTTGAACTTAGTGctcataaaaataaatatcttCTTGAGAACTAGTTCCAAATAAATTTTCTGACTAGCTAGGTTCGGTACTCCTCTACTTTAAGACGAAGCTAGATAATACAGTATCTTCTTCCTATAGTCGAGTTTCTTTTCATGCTATTTTGACAAAGCCTCAACGTATGTGAAAAGCGTGGACGTGTAGTTTGCTACTTGTTATTACCTTCATTctcaaataaatattattttagagtACGTGTAGtcaaacttaaaaaaattatctattaaTACACACAAAATGCCGGGATAAAAATTTTCATAGTGTTGTTGCGATGGCCTTTGTCCTTCGAAAATTTTCCATTTCTCAATTTCCATAATTCTCACACCGCTATGATGAAAATCTCTATGAAGAAAGGTTGTTGGAGATCCTCTTTGCAGCAATGATTCTTCTATGTATTTCTGGTGCACTCGGCCATTGTATATGTTGCTTTTGCCAGCATTGCCTGCTGAACTGACATTCAAAAAATAAGTGATCTCTTGTTTCCTCGGTATTGTCATTTACATAGTACATAATAGCATTGTGCTGAAATCTTGGAATTGTCGATGATTGCGTTGTCTTAAAGATATTTCTCGTGTTCAACCGATCAACTAGTAGCAACCACATGAAGAACTTTAGCCTTTGGCATACATTTTGACTTCAAGATCCAAGTTAATGGTGTCTTTTCCAGAATCTTAATATGTTCACATATTATTCTTGGCCCACATCTAGGCCCTTGAGAAAATCCTATCTGATATTGAAACATAATTTTTagctcaaacaattacttttacaatgagaaaaaaaaggatcaATTTCATTATACACAGTGTGTACAATAAAAattgtctttttctttcattttaaatatcatattttctttttaagacCTAGATAATAGTATTCTCTACACCaccaaatgttttcaaaaaatttcagactattttgatagtgttttgaattttgagggcaatggaacataatattttttgatgttttaACCCGTCGCCCTTTGGAAAGgtgacatatttattttttaacttatCGCTGGTTGGATGTCCGACAGACGCCTTTTGTCTTTCTAACATGAGATAATagcctatttttataattttttcaaatgaatAGCTATTAACTGGCGACATGTTTGTTTTTAAAATCTTATCGCCCGTTGGATGGGTGATAGGTGGCTGTCACCTTTCTAACAGGCGACAATAGCCTATTTTTACAATTGTTTCAAACGAATggctattttgtattttttttatttttgaaatataaaaataaaaaagctcgcCTTGAAACATCTTTGGGCTTTGCCTCGACTACTAGCCCGTGTTCCCCCCTCCTGCCGATCTATCCTTGTTCTCTCTAGTTTCATTTAGGAACAGCCCATATGCTATTAGGGGACAGAATCTGTAAAACAGATAAATATTCGAAGCAGGCTGAACGGCCCAATTAATCTCCTGAAAAATGCGCAGAAACAGTTACCACACTCTAGCCACCACTCCACTGGAACACCAGTGCGCACAGGAGAACGTGACCACCCCCAACCCAGAGAATTCGTAAAGGATCCTCTGACGGGAGGAACATGGGTGAACAGTATTTATGATTTTGCTGCGATGTGAACTGTGGGATCGAAAATGAGCCGGCAAGATTCTGGTACAGTCCTACTCGTCATAAAATcaagggaaaactgcaaaaaaaaccccaaaagtcacttggattttgactttccccccaaaagttgttttgttgcaaaaagccccccaaaagtttgactttgttgaaaaaacctcctaaaaattcaaaaaaataaaaaaatcattaaaaaaattctaaaaaaaactagagacaattctaagaccttatgtgaaatttgttttcaaaaataatatcctttgcatcatatttcatggagaggaagtttggaaaaaaagaaaaatgtgtagctcatttattaactcatgttattttaactttgtcatgtctaccattatttttcctacacaaataattgtttaagtaaactaataaaagtggtttcactaattttgggggtgtaatggattagttatgaattaatctatctgcaacccatttactgaatcctgcacgttacaataactatttcaagatttcatgtatttttacaagatagagaatcatgtaagaagactaaaaaattttgtttcatgatttttggattagtaaataattaactatgcatttaactcgaattaataaatgagttacacatttttcttttttttcaaacttactctccatgaaatatgatgcaaaggatattatttttgaaaacaaatttcacagaaggtcttataattgtctctagttttttttagaattttttaatgatttttttatttttttgaatttttagggggttttttgcaacaaagtcaaacttttggggggctttttgcaacaaaacaacttttgggggggaaagtcaaaatccaagtgacttttgggggggtttttgcagttttccctaaAATCAATACAATGCTCGTGCACAGTATCCAAATAAAAATACGTTTATCGTCTCAAAACACTGTTCGCCCGTGTCTTTTCTCCTTCACATACTAAGACTATCCCAACCTGATTCTAGTTAGGGTATAGAATCTATTTATGATAgaatttttgtttattttagtattttaataatttttttacagtttttattttgtttatttcaGTGTTTCAATGATTTTTCTTTACGGTTTGAAaggatttttaaaattatttcttttaaaacatatctctctatttttttattaatcttTTTAATAGAAGCTGTTaggaataaaagaaaataaaaataatataaacgAAAAAAAGAATTAAGAAGAAAACTAAATAAAGAGAATACGGTTAAGAAGGTCTAAGATCCGTGGCTATTCACCTCCTCGGCTTGTCCGCATCGCCGTCGCGGATGGAGCCCAATCCCAATCCCACCCCGACGGTGGTGCTGCACGTCTGCCTCGGCGTGGGCCACCTCATCCCCATGGTGGAGCTCGCCAAGCTGCTCCTCCGCCGCggcctcgccgtcgtcgtcgccgccaaCCCCGCCGTCTCCTTCCATCACCTCCCGCCCCCGGACTACCCCGCCCCGGACCCCTTCCTCCGGATGCTCGACGCGCTCCGCCTCACCGTGCTCGCCCTTG
This genomic interval carries:
- the LOC133884830 gene encoding uncharacterized protein LOC133884830 yields the protein MATAGPSRSAVAPEDKNEPARPLALPSPTVYPASHDAEAEAQAATGWRSMQYLRKRRCVLCCGGCCVTTVVVVGLLILVLALTVFKVKAPRLTINAVWLTAISAGPGSGLASPVAANATLTADVSLKNPNAAAFRFSQSETDVYYRGKTVSVAYAPAGSVGADRTTRMNVTLDLLGDRLAHAMNGTGLVFGQEYDLDTYTTINGTVKVLGIIKKGVEIRLNCSIVIEVGGVAAALVSGVASTVQSKGVNCVADVSL